One genomic segment of Alicycliphilus denitrificans K601 includes these proteins:
- the guaD gene encoding guanine deaminase has product MTLQAYRAQLLRFDADGQPLYDSDGLLVTGPGADGVRRVVDAGAHGAVAAHHPGVPVERLPGRLIAPGFIDMHVHYPQTDIIGSPAEGLLPWLENYTFPAEARFADPAHAAEVARFFFDELARNGVTTALAFATSHPASVDAFFSQARQRGLRMIGGKVLQDRHSPDGVRDQTEQSLLNTEALITRWHGKGRLGYAITPRFAPSCSDAQLRGAGELARRHPGTWIQSHVAENKDEVRWVRELYPQARSYLDVYRRFGLLRSRAVYAHCIYLDDTDRALMRETGTAAAVSPTSNLFLGSGFFDYGSAARTGMLHGLASDVGGGTSFCPFHTMLAAYYVGREGQSKPGLSLAPSQLWWRHTGGAARALGLDGVIGTLQPGTEADFVVLDPRATPLLARKIAQANGLEELLFALIVLGDDRVVERTVTA; this is encoded by the coding sequence ATGACCCTGCAAGCCTACCGCGCGCAACTGCTGCGCTTCGACGCCGACGGCCAACCCTTGTACGACAGCGACGGCCTGCTGGTGACCGGGCCGGGCGCCGACGGCGTGCGCCGCGTCGTGGACGCGGGCGCCCACGGCGCGGTGGCCGCGCACCATCCGGGTGTGCCGGTGGAGCGCCTGCCCGGCCGGCTGATCGCCCCGGGCTTCATCGACATGCACGTGCACTACCCGCAGACGGACATCATCGGCTCGCCCGCAGAGGGCCTGCTGCCCTGGCTGGAGAACTACACCTTTCCCGCCGAGGCGCGCTTTGCCGACCCGGCGCATGCGGCCGAAGTGGCGCGCTTCTTCTTCGACGAGCTCGCGCGCAACGGCGTGACCACGGCGCTGGCCTTCGCCACCTCGCACCCGGCCTCGGTGGATGCGTTCTTCAGCCAGGCTCGGCAGCGCGGCCTGCGCATGATCGGCGGCAAGGTGCTGCAGGACCGCCATTCGCCCGACGGCGTGCGCGACCAGACGGAGCAAAGCCTGCTCAACACCGAGGCGCTGATCACCCGCTGGCATGGCAAGGGCAGGCTGGGCTACGCCATCACGCCGCGCTTCGCCCCCTCGTGCTCCGACGCCCAGCTGCGCGGCGCGGGCGAGCTCGCGCGCCGCCACCCCGGCACCTGGATCCAGTCGCACGTGGCCGAGAACAAGGACGAGGTGCGCTGGGTGCGAGAGCTCTACCCGCAGGCGCGCTCCTACCTGGACGTGTACCGGCGCTTCGGCCTGCTGCGCAGCCGCGCCGTGTACGCCCACTGCATCTACCTGGACGACACCGACCGCGCGCTGATGCGCGAGACGGGGACCGCCGCCGCCGTCAGCCCCACGAGCAACCTGTTCCTGGGCAGCGGCTTCTTCGATTACGGCAGCGCCGCGCGCACCGGCATGCTGCACGGCCTGGCGAGCGACGTGGGCGGCGGCACCAGCTTCTGCCCGTTCCACACCATGCTCGCGGCCTACTACGTGGGCCGCGAGGGCCAGAGCAAGCCGGGCCTGAGCCTGGCGCCCTCGCAGCTGTGGTGGCGACACACCGGAGGCGCGGCGCGCGCGCTGGGGCTGGACGGGGTGATCGGCACGCTGCAGCCCGGCACCGAGGCGGACTTCGTCGTGCTCGACCCGCGGGCCACGCCGCTGCTGGCGCGCAAGATCGCGCAGGCCAATGGCCTGGAGGAGCTGCTGTTCGCCCTCATCGTGCTGGGCGACGACCGCGTGGTGGAGCGGACCGTCACGGCATGA
- a CDS encoding NCS2 family permease — protein MRTELIAGLTTFLTMAYIIFVNPSILGDAGMPKDAVFVATCLIAALGSAIMGLYANYPIAMAPGMGLNAYFAYAVVLHMGFTWQAALGAVFISGCLFLVVTLFGLRGLIIKGIPQSLRNAITVGIGLFLALIALKSAGIVVGDKATLVTLGDLHSAPVILAVLGFIAIVALDKARVPGAILIGIVGVTVASFFFGGNQFRGLFSAPPSIAPTFLQLDIHTALTKGFLNVVLVFFLVELFDATGTLMGVAKRAGLLVPGRMERLNKSLLADSSAIFAGALLGTSSTTAYVESAAGVQAGGRTGMTALTVSVLFLACLFIAPLAGVVPAYATAPALFFVACLMLRELTELDWDDSTEIVPAAVTALMMPFTYSIANGLAFGFITYAAVKLFTGRVREVHPMVWIIAGVFLFKFFYIGGH, from the coding sequence ATGCGCACGGAGCTGATCGCGGGCCTGACGACCTTTCTGACGATGGCCTACATCATCTTCGTCAACCCCTCCATCCTGGGCGACGCTGGCATGCCCAAGGACGCGGTGTTCGTCGCCACCTGCCTCATCGCGGCGCTGGGCTCGGCCATCATGGGCCTGTACGCCAACTACCCCATCGCCATGGCCCCGGGCATGGGGCTGAACGCCTACTTCGCCTACGCCGTGGTGCTGCACATGGGCTTCACCTGGCAGGCCGCGCTGGGCGCGGTGTTCATCTCGGGCTGCCTGTTCCTGGTCGTCACGCTGTTCGGCCTGCGCGGGCTCATCATCAAGGGCATCCCGCAGTCGCTGCGCAACGCGATCACCGTGGGCATAGGCCTGTTCCTGGCGCTGATCGCGCTCAAGAGCGCGGGCATCGTCGTGGGCGACAAGGCCACGCTGGTGACGCTGGGCGACCTGCACTCGGCCCCCGTCATCCTCGCCGTGCTCGGCTTCATCGCCATCGTGGCGCTGGACAAGGCGCGCGTGCCGGGCGCCATCCTGATCGGCATCGTCGGCGTCACCGTCGCCTCTTTCTTCTTCGGCGGCAACCAGTTCCGCGGCCTGTTCTCGGCGCCGCCCTCGATCGCCCCGACCTTCCTGCAGCTGGACATCCACACCGCGCTCACCAAGGGCTTCCTCAACGTGGTGCTGGTGTTCTTCCTGGTCGAGCTGTTCGACGCCACCGGCACGCTGATGGGCGTGGCCAAGCGCGCCGGCCTGCTGGTGCCCGGGCGCATGGAGCGCCTGAACAAGTCGCTGCTGGCCGACAGCAGCGCGATCTTCGCCGGCGCCCTGCTGGGCACGTCCAGCACCACCGCCTATGTGGAGAGCGCCGCCGGCGTGCAGGCCGGCGGGCGCACCGGCATGACGGCGCTCACCGTCTCGGTGCTGTTCCTGGCCTGCCTGTTCATCGCCCCGCTGGCCGGCGTGGTTCCCGCCTACGCCACGGCGCCCGCGCTGTTCTTCGTCGCCTGCCTGATGCTGCGCGAGCTCACCGAGCTCGACTGGGACGACTCGACCGAGATCGTCCCCGCCGCGGTCACCGCGCTGATGATGCCATTCACCTACTCCATCGCCAACGGCCTGGCCTTCGGCTTCATCACCTACGCCGCGGTGAAGCTGTTCACCGGCCGCGTGCGCGAGGTGCACCCCATGGTGTGGATCATCGCCGGCGTGTTCCTGTTCAAGTTCTTCTATATCGGCGGACACTGA
- a CDS encoding LysR family transcriptional regulator, with the protein MKPHAAPPHIPADAPAAAGAGAPSERNLFDRIDLHLIRVLHQVLSERSVSRAALRLGMHQPAVSTALKRLRELAGDPLLVRSGAHMVPTEAGERMLEPAASVLRAAETLFTEARSFDARTSCQTFRIAASDYLDPLFLPRLVADVKRQAPLASVEIHALTREADYRAQLALGEIDLVIGNWLQPPQELHMARLFSDEVVSLVSRHHPAVRRGWDAAAWLAAEHIAPMPTHPGARGIIDQMLDGLDLRRRIAVRSAYFGLIPDMVANTQLVLTTGRRYCERVAAGLPVVILPCPITLPPLQYYQLWHARSQHSSAARWLRERTREAIAGLQQQAAASPSPRPPTTTNQETST; encoded by the coding sequence ATGAAGCCGCACGCTGCGCCGCCCCACATCCCCGCCGACGCGCCCGCGGCGGCGGGGGCGGGGGCACCGTCCGAGCGCAACCTGTTCGACCGCATCGACCTGCACCTGATCCGCGTGCTGCACCAGGTGCTCAGCGAACGCAGCGTGTCGCGCGCGGCGCTGCGCCTGGGCATGCACCAGCCAGCGGTGTCCACGGCGCTCAAGCGCCTGCGCGAGCTCGCGGGCGATCCGCTGCTGGTCAGGAGCGGCGCCCACATGGTGCCCACCGAGGCCGGCGAGCGCATGCTGGAGCCCGCGGCCAGCGTGCTGCGCGCGGCCGAGACGCTGTTCACCGAGGCGCGCAGCTTCGACGCGCGCACCAGCTGCCAGACCTTCCGCATCGCGGCGAGCGACTACCTCGACCCGCTGTTCCTGCCGCGCCTGGTGGCCGACGTCAAGCGCCAGGCGCCGCTGGCCAGCGTGGAGATCCACGCCCTGACGCGCGAGGCCGACTACCGCGCCCAGCTGGCCCTGGGCGAGATCGACCTGGTCATAGGCAACTGGCTGCAGCCGCCCCAGGAGCTGCACATGGCGCGCCTGTTCAGCGACGAGGTGGTGTCGCTCGTCAGCCGCCACCACCCCGCCGTGCGCCGCGGCTGGGACGCGGCCGCCTGGCTCGCCGCCGAGCACATCGCCCCCATGCCCACGCACCCGGGCGCGCGCGGCATCATCGACCAGATGCTCGACGGCCTGGACCTGCGCCGCCGCATCGCCGTGCGCAGCGCGTATTTCGGCCTCATCCCGGACATGGTCGCCAACACCCAGCTGGTGCTGACCACCGGGCGCCGCTACTGCGAACGCGTGGCCGCCGGCCTGCCGGTGGTGATCCTGCCCTGCCCGATCACCCTGCCGCCGCTGCAGTACTACCAGCTGTGGCATGCGCGCAGCCAGCATTCCAGCGCCGCGCGCTGGCTGCGCGAGCGCACGCGCGAGGCCATCGCGGGCCTGCAGCAGCAGGCGGCAGCCTCCCCATCGCCCCGACCCCCGACCACGACCAACCAGGAGACAAGCACATGA
- the xdhB gene encoding xanthine dehydrogenase molybdopterin binding subunit, translating into MNKPVPGHVLNHPAAFAPYQDNQRLRLDPGAEARAHQAGARVGISQAHESAVLHVSGSATYTDDIPELAGTLHCALGLAPVAAGRLLGMDLDTVRAMPGVVRVFTAADIPGANDWGSIVHDDPILCDGEIRYLGQPVFAVVARTREQARRAAALARQALRVEAAPPVLTPREAHARGQYVVPPMHLVRSSSGLDEAGIRARIAAAPHRLQGSLDVGGQEQFYLEGQISYAIPKEGNAIHVHCSTQHPSEMQHLVAHALGVHAHAVQVECRRMGGGFGGKESQSALFACMASVAARLLARPVKLRVDRDDDFLITGRRHCFWYEYDVGYDDAGRILGAAVTMVSRAGHSADLSAPVMTRALCHFDNAYWLPEVAMHGFCGKTNTQSNTAFRGFGGPQGAIAIEYILDGIARALGHDPLAVRRANFYGRGERNVTPYLQTVRDNVIHELVDQLEERSGYQARRTAVAAFNATSPVLKRGLALTPVKFGISFNVKHFNQAGALVHVYTDGSILVNHGGTEMGQGLNTKVAQVVAHELGVAFERVRVTATDTSKVANTSATAASTGTDLNGKAAQDAARQIRARLAACAAARHGGSAEDVRFANDQVWVGGRQLAFDALVGEAYLDRVQLWSDGFYATPGLSWDKERMQGHPFYYFAYGAACSEVVVDTLTGEWKLLRADVLHDVGRSLNPAVDIGQVEGAFIQGMGWLTMEELVWHPTSGLLLTHAPSTYKIPTANDCPPEFNVQLFEGENAEDSIHRSKAVGEPPLLLPFSVFFAIRDAVAAAGARRKLPPLQAPATSEAILRAITAVQAP; encoded by the coding sequence ATGAACAAACCCGTCCCCGGCCATGTGCTGAACCACCCCGCCGCCTTCGCGCCCTACCAGGACAACCAGCGGCTACGCCTGGACCCCGGCGCCGAGGCGCGCGCGCACCAGGCGGGCGCGCGCGTGGGCATCAGCCAGGCGCACGAATCGGCGGTGCTGCACGTCTCCGGCAGCGCCACCTATACCGACGACATTCCCGAGCTCGCCGGCACGCTGCACTGCGCGCTGGGCCTGGCGCCGGTGGCCGCGGGCCGGCTGCTGGGCATGGATCTGGATACCGTGCGCGCCATGCCCGGCGTGGTGCGCGTGTTCACGGCGGCGGACATCCCCGGCGCCAACGACTGGGGCTCCATCGTGCACGACGACCCCATCCTGTGCGACGGCGAGATCCGCTACCTGGGCCAGCCGGTGTTCGCCGTGGTCGCCCGCACGCGCGAGCAGGCGCGCCGCGCCGCCGCCCTGGCCAGGCAGGCGCTGCGCGTGGAAGCCGCGCCGCCCGTGCTCACACCCCGGGAGGCGCACGCGCGCGGCCAGTACGTGGTGCCGCCCATGCACCTGGTGCGCAGCAGCAGCGGCCTGGACGAAGCCGGCATACGCGCGCGCATCGCCGCGGCGCCGCACCGCCTGCAAGGCAGCCTGGACGTGGGCGGGCAGGAGCAGTTCTACCTGGAGGGCCAGATCAGCTACGCCATCCCGAAGGAGGGCAACGCCATCCACGTCCACTGCTCCACCCAGCACCCGAGCGAGATGCAGCACCTGGTGGCGCACGCCCTGGGCGTGCACGCGCACGCGGTGCAGGTGGAATGCCGGCGCATGGGCGGGGGCTTTGGCGGCAAGGAGTCGCAGTCGGCCCTGTTCGCCTGCATGGCCAGCGTGGCCGCGCGGCTGCTGGCGCGCCCGGTGAAGCTGCGCGTGGACCGCGACGACGACTTCCTCATCACCGGCCGGCGCCACTGCTTCTGGTACGAGTACGACGTAGGCTACGACGACGCGGGCCGCATCCTGGGCGCCGCCGTCACCATGGTCTCGCGCGCCGGGCATTCGGCCGACCTGTCGGCCCCGGTGATGACGCGCGCGCTGTGCCACTTCGACAACGCCTACTGGCTGCCCGAGGTGGCCATGCACGGCTTCTGCGGCAAGACCAACACGCAGAGCAACACGGCGTTCCGCGGCTTCGGCGGGCCGCAGGGGGCGATCGCCATCGAATACATCCTCGACGGCATCGCGCGCGCGCTCGGGCACGACCCGCTGGCCGTTCGCCGCGCCAACTTCTACGGGCGCGGCGAGCGCAACGTCACGCCCTACCTGCAGACAGTGCGCGACAACGTGATCCACGAACTGGTCGACCAACTGGAGGAGCGCAGCGGCTACCAGGCGCGCCGCACCGCCGTGGCCGCGTTCAACGCCACGAGCCCCGTGCTCAAGCGCGGGCTGGCGCTCACGCCGGTGAAGTTCGGCATCAGCTTCAACGTCAAGCACTTCAACCAGGCCGGGGCGCTGGTGCACGTCTACACCGACGGCTCCATCCTCGTGAACCATGGCGGCACCGAGATGGGCCAGGGCCTGAACACCAAGGTGGCGCAGGTCGTGGCGCACGAGCTGGGCGTGGCCTTCGAGCGCGTGCGCGTCACGGCCACGGACACCAGCAAGGTGGCCAACACCTCGGCCACCGCCGCGTCCACGGGCACGGACCTGAACGGCAAGGCCGCGCAGGACGCGGCGCGCCAGATCCGCGCGCGCCTGGCCGCCTGCGCCGCAGCGCGCCATGGCGGGAGCGCCGAGGACGTGCGCTTCGCCAACGACCAGGTGTGGGTGGGCGGCAGGCAGCTTGCCTTCGACGCCCTGGTGGGCGAGGCCTACCTGGACCGCGTGCAGCTGTGGTCCGACGGCTTCTACGCCACGCCGGGGCTGTCGTGGGACAAGGAGCGCATGCAGGGCCACCCGTTCTACTACTTCGCCTACGGCGCCGCCTGCTCCGAGGTGGTGGTGGACACGCTCACGGGCGAGTGGAAGCTGCTGCGCGCCGACGTGCTGCACGACGTGGGCCGCTCGCTAAACCCGGCGGTGGACATCGGCCAGGTCGAGGGTGCGTTCATCCAGGGCATGGGCTGGCTGACCATGGAGGAGCTGGTCTGGCACCCCACGAGCGGCCTGCTGCTGACGCACGCGCCCAGCACCTACAAGATCCCCACGGCCAACGACTGCCCGCCGGAATTCAACGTGCAGCTGTTCGAGGGCGAGAACGCCGAGGACTCCATCCACCGCAGCAAGGCCGTGGGCGAGCCGCCGCTGCTGCTGCCGTTCTCGGTGTTCTTCGCCATCCGCGATGCCGTGGCCGCCGCGGGCGCGCGCCGCAAGCTGCCGCCGCTGCAGGCGCCCGCGACCAGCGAGGCCATCTTGCGCGCCATCACGGCGGTGCAGGCGCCATGA
- the xdhA gene encoding xanthine dehydrogenase small subunit: protein MTHATPSSADARPIRFYHRGAVVSIQGMHTTRTVLDWLREDVRCTGTKEGCNEGDCGACTVVLGELDANGQLQLASVNACIQFLPTLDGKALFTVEDLQAMTPAQSCCGGAAQPLHPVQQALVECHGSQCGFCTPGFAMSLWNTYEQHRQAGTRPTRQQLADDLSGNLCRCTGYRPILDAGQRMFDLPAAAFDRAAVARALQALAQEPALAYGAAHHTISERTDHFHAPRTLEDLARLRLEQPQARLLAGSTDIGLWVNKQFRDVGDLIYLGGVRELRAVEERDGALWIGAGATLEQAWAALAARAPALTDVWLRFASTPIRHAGTMGGNVANGSPIGDSAPILMALDAQVELRRGAAVRRLPLPDFYLDYMKNALQEGEFVQAIVVPLAAFARQVRGYKISKRFDCDISALCAGMAIALDGETVASVRLAYGGMAATVQRAARAESALLGQPWTEDSVRAAQQALAQDFQPLTDMRASSAYRLQVAQNLLQRLWLETRPQGPLDAGRTSVFSVLPHGV from the coding sequence ATGACACACGCCACACCTTCCTCCGCCGACGCCCGCCCCATCCGCTTCTACCACCGCGGCGCGGTGGTCAGCATCCAGGGGATGCACACCACGCGCACGGTGCTGGACTGGCTGCGCGAGGACGTCCGCTGCACGGGCACCAAGGAGGGCTGCAACGAGGGCGACTGCGGCGCCTGCACCGTGGTGCTGGGCGAGCTGGACGCGAATGGCCAGCTGCAGCTCGCCAGCGTCAACGCCTGCATACAGTTCCTGCCCACGCTCGACGGCAAGGCCCTGTTCACGGTAGAGGACCTGCAAGCCATGACCCCCGCACAGTCCTGCTGCGGCGGCGCGGCCCAGCCCCTGCACCCGGTGCAGCAAGCCCTGGTGGAGTGCCACGGCTCGCAGTGCGGCTTCTGCACGCCGGGCTTCGCGATGTCGCTGTGGAACACCTACGAGCAGCACCGGCAGGCAGGTACCCGGCCCACGCGCCAGCAGCTCGCGGACGACCTCTCGGGCAACCTGTGCCGTTGCACGGGCTACCGCCCCATCCTGGACGCGGGCCAGCGCATGTTCGACCTGCCCGCGGCCGCGTTCGACCGCGCCGCCGTGGCCAGGGCGCTGCAAGCCCTGGCGCAGGAACCCGCCCTGGCCTACGGCGCCGCCCACCACACGATCAGCGAGCGCACTGACCACTTCCACGCCCCGCGCACGCTGGAGGACCTGGCGCGGCTGCGCCTGGAGCAGCCCCAGGCGCGGCTGCTGGCGGGCTCCACCGACATCGGCCTGTGGGTGAACAAGCAGTTTCGCGACGTGGGCGACCTGATCTACCTGGGCGGCGTGCGGGAGCTGCGCGCCGTGGAGGAGCGAGACGGCGCGCTCTGGATAGGCGCTGGCGCCACGCTGGAGCAGGCCTGGGCCGCGCTCGCCGCGCGCGCCCCGGCGCTGACCGACGTATGGCTGCGCTTCGCCTCCACGCCCATACGCCACGCCGGCACCATGGGCGGCAACGTGGCCAACGGCTCGCCCATCGGCGACTCGGCCCCCATCCTGATGGCGCTGGACGCGCAGGTCGAGCTGCGCCGCGGAGCCGCCGTGCGCCGCCTGCCGCTGCCCGACTTCTACCTGGACTACATGAAGAACGCGCTGCAGGAGGGCGAGTTCGTGCAGGCCATCGTCGTGCCGCTCGCGGCCTTTGCGCGCCAGGTGCGCGGCTACAAGATCAGCAAGCGCTTCGACTGCGACATCTCGGCACTGTGCGCGGGCATGGCCATCGCGCTGGATGGCGAGACCGTCGCCAGCGTACGCCTGGCCTATGGCGGCATGGCGGCCACCGTGCAGCGCGCGGCCCGCGCCGAGTCCGCGCTGCTCGGCCAGCCCTGGACCGAGGACAGCGTGCGCGCCGCGCAGCAGGCGCTGGCGCAGGACTTCCAGCCCCTGACCGACATGCGCGCCAGCAGCGCCTACCGCCTGCAGGTGGCGCAGAACCTGCTGCAGCGCCTGTGGCTGGAAACGCGCCCCCAGGGGCCGCTGGACGCGGGCCGTACCAGCGTGTTCAGCGTGCTGCCGCACGGCGTGTAA
- a CDS encoding cupin domain-containing protein, whose amino-acid sequence MALPHVAPGEITRLEPLGERLTDTVSTALFKAAQLEVVRLVLPRGHTMREHRVQCEITLQCMEGALDLTVDGRTQRMQAGDLVYLAAGQPHALAAVQDTSLLLTICLLPAA is encoded by the coding sequence ATGGCACTGCCCCACGTCGCCCCGGGAGAAATCACCCGCCTGGAGCCGCTCGGCGAGCGGCTGACCGACACCGTCTCCACCGCCCTGTTCAAGGCCGCCCAGCTGGAGGTGGTGCGCCTAGTGCTGCCGCGCGGCCACACCATGCGCGAGCATCGCGTACAGTGCGAGATTACGCTGCAATGCATGGAGGGCGCGCTTGACCTCACCGTCGATGGCCGCACCCAGCGTATGCAGGCCGGCGACTTGGTGTACCTGGCCGCGGGCCAGCCCCATGCGCTTGCCGCCGTGCAGGACACCTCCCTGCTGCTGACGATCTGCCTGCTGCCCGCCGCATAG
- a CDS encoding N-acetylmuramoyl-L-alanine amidase, whose protein sequence is MSDAPLPHPLHTRRTLLQAGSLVLLLGRQQIARGATIVAVRVWPAPEYSRVTIESDRQLVAKQFFVPTPPRLAVDIEGLDLDPSLRELVAKVRPDDPNIAGIRVGQYAPGVVRLVVDLKQAARPQVFTLQPVAAYQHRLVFDLYPAVPPDPLEALIAERLRDAGSSAGAPQPAAPDIAKAPAPDPLDELIAQHSLKPGMPTPPAPGNAPAPAAPPRTRGAAPATARATDRLIIVALDPGHGGEDPGAIGPGGTREKDVVLKVAHQLRDRINATQVGGNPMRAFLTRDGDYFVPLGTRVEKARRVQADLFVSIHADAFTTPSARGASVFALSQSGASSSAARWLANKENEADLIGGVNVGSQDRHVQRALLDMSTTAQINDSLKLGSVLLGEIGGMARLHKPRVEQAGFAVLKAPDIPSVLVETAFISNPEEEAKLRSAAYQEQLADALMRGIIRYFAKNPPLARSRSV, encoded by the coding sequence ATGAGCGACGCGCCCCTCCCCCACCCGCTCCACACCCGCCGCACGCTGCTGCAGGCGGGCAGCCTGGTACTGCTGCTGGGCCGGCAGCAGATCGCACGCGGCGCCACCATCGTGGCTGTGCGCGTGTGGCCCGCGCCCGAGTATTCGCGCGTGACCATCGAATCCGACCGCCAGCTCGTCGCCAAGCAGTTCTTCGTGCCCACGCCGCCGCGCCTGGCGGTGGACATCGAGGGACTGGACCTTGACCCCTCGCTGCGCGAACTGGTGGCCAAGGTGCGGCCCGACGACCCCAACATCGCCGGCATCCGCGTGGGCCAGTACGCGCCCGGCGTGGTGCGCCTGGTGGTGGATCTCAAGCAGGCGGCGCGTCCCCAGGTGTTCACGCTGCAGCCCGTCGCCGCCTACCAGCACCGGCTGGTGTTCGACCTCTACCCCGCAGTGCCGCCCGATCCGCTGGAGGCCCTGATCGCCGAGCGCCTGCGCGACGCCGGATCTTCCGCCGGCGCCCCGCAGCCGGCCGCGCCGGACATTGCCAAGGCGCCCGCCCCGGACCCGCTGGACGAGCTGATCGCGCAGCACAGCCTCAAGCCGGGCATGCCAACGCCGCCCGCGCCGGGGAACGCGCCTGCGCCGGCCGCGCCGCCCCGCACGCGCGGCGCGGCGCCCGCCACGGCGCGCGCCACCGACCGCCTCATCATCGTCGCCCTGGACCCCGGCCATGGCGGCGAGGACCCCGGCGCCATAGGCCCCGGCGGCACGCGCGAGAAGGACGTGGTGCTCAAGGTGGCGCACCAGCTGCGCGACCGCATCAACGCCACCCAGGTGGGCGGCAACCCCATGCGCGCCTTCCTCACGCGCGACGGCGACTACTTCGTGCCGCTGGGCACGCGCGTGGAGAAGGCGCGGCGCGTGCAGGCCGACCTATTCGTTTCCATCCATGCCGATGCCTTCACCACCCCGTCGGCGCGCGGCGCCAGCGTGTTCGCGCTGAGCCAGAGCGGGGCGTCGAGCTCCGCCGCGCGATGGCTCGCCAACAAGGAGAACGAGGCCGACCTGATCGGCGGCGTGAACGTGGGCAGCCAGGACCGGCACGTGCAGCGCGCGCTGCTGGACATGAGCACCACGGCGCAGATCAACGATAGCCTCAAGCTCGGCAGCGTGCTGCTGGGCGAGATCGGCGGCATGGCCCGGCTGCACAAGCCGCGCGTGGAGCAAGCCGGCTTCGCGGTCCTGAAGGCGCCGGACATCCCCAGCGTGCTGGTGGAGACGGCCTTCATCAGCAACCCCGAGGAGGAGGCCAAGCTGCGCTCGGCCGCCTATCAGGAGCAGCTGGCCGACGCGCTGATGCGCGGCATCATCCGCTACTTCGCCAAGAACCCGCCGCTGGCACGCAGCCGGTCGGTCTAG
- the tsaE gene encoding tRNA (adenosine(37)-N6)-threonylcarbamoyltransferase complex ATPase subunit type 1 TsaE gives MTAAHHQHPIVETPRRLSLRWQDEDDTARFAARLAAQPGLANAFIALHGDLGAGKTTLVRHLLRALGVAGRIKSPTYAVVEPHQAPGLFIWHFDFYRFHDPREWEDAGFRDIFASPGLKLAEWPDNAGSLAPPADIALYIEAEDDLARHVTLQAHTPLGSAILQGLDTP, from the coding sequence TTGACTGCTGCACACCATCAACACCCGATTGTAGAAACGCCCCGCCGCCTGTCGCTGCGCTGGCAGGACGAGGACGACACGGCGCGCTTCGCCGCGCGGCTGGCCGCGCAGCCGGGCCTGGCCAACGCCTTCATTGCCCTGCACGGCGACCTGGGTGCGGGCAAGACCACCCTGGTGCGCCACCTGCTGCGCGCCCTGGGCGTGGCCGGGCGCATCAAAAGCCCGACCTATGCCGTGGTCGAACCGCACCAGGCGCCAGGGCTGTTCATATGGCATTTCGACTTCTACCGCTTCCACGACCCGCGCGAGTGGGAGGACGCCGGCTTTCGCGACATCTTCGCCAGCCCCGGCCTGAAGTTGGCCGAATGGCCGGACAATGCCGGTTCCCTTGCTCCGCCAGCGGATATTGCTCTTTACATTGAAGCAGAGGATGATCTGGCCCGGCATGTGACTCTGCAGGCGCACACGCCCCTGGGCAGCGCCATACTGCAAGGACTCGACACCCCATGA